A window from Salminus brasiliensis chromosome 7, fSalBra1.hap2, whole genome shotgun sequence encodes these proteins:
- the cfap100 gene encoding cilia- and flagella-associated protein 100 isoform X2, with protein sequence MLSSVSSNQKKSRDGIRTEPNPFKMPEDSNIFLLKNAEKAKRKQEYQKELSLPVHEKKTYAGRMRARQAELRKKVRDGLEDEEEEKSTTSRTHTNGQLLQDTPACKVIMIKDRNIEKESIREFISKKREMFYLEHALAVKREEIEQLEEVASREEKKLMRAEKMLEDDTMLFDSFLKENDKNSVEAIKTAEQETKAKLEKMAEIKRITAKMVAIKSDISKYEDILQEYKLYKDFLFKLSPLEWQEKQKEKNRRSPKPTSAIDMTEREGKSRETERGKRTPQSDRCREKRSSVASRELPPVRERKAPSRSSIKSAPQSGKTSASETDSSEYEEEPELYFTEPQQLLDLLSELEEQNLSLIQNSQETEEGLEEFRHTMEQTRKNMEHEASQLKQQIDIMTETIQREKERTAELELKARLFNFGQYKAEEDDTLNTLSRKVEEVYRSCIGDSEANLSALQMLTAIEGRLGELLENVEMIPADRLAIAEKAKEKERRLRLRDEKIYLQKQHQEERMKKAMERAQAEIKRTSGRKLMPRSQPPVRKLKDNQHDDVADKEKEEHLYFFT encoded by the exons TGAGTCTGCCTGTTCATGAGAAAAAGACGTATGCAGGCAGAATGAGGGCCAGACAGGCAGAGCTGAGGAAGAAAGTAAGAGATGGActggaggatgaggaagaggaaaaaAGCACCACCAGCCGCACACACACTAACGGCCAACTCCTGCAAGACACACCTGCATGCAAGGTGATCATGATCAAAG ATCGTAACATCGAAAAAGAAAGCATACGCGAGTTCATTAGCAAGAAGCGAGAGATGTTCTATCTGGAG CATGCTCTGGCAGTAAAGAGAGAAGAGATCGAGCAGCTAGAAGAGGTGGCGAGTCGCGAAGAGAAGAAGCTGATGAGAGCTGAAAAGATGCTAGAGGACGACACCATGTTGTTCGATTCGTTTCTCAAGGAAAATGACAAGAACTCAGTGGAGGCCATCAAAAC TGCTGAGCAGGAGACCAAGGCAAAGCTGGAGAAAATGGCTGAGATCAAGAGGATCACTGCCAAAATGGTGGCCATTAAAAG TGACATCTCCAAATACGAGGACATTCTGCAGGAGTACAAGCTTTACAAAGACTTCTTGTTTAAGCTTTCTCCTCTGGAGTGgcaggagaaacagaaagagaagaacagaCGCTCTCCTAAGCCCACCTCCGCCATTGATatgacagagagggaggggaagagtagagagacagaaagagggaaaaGGACCCCTCAGTCTGACAGAT GCAGGGAGAAGAGGAGCTCTGTTGCATCTCGAGAGCTGCCCCCTGTTCGTGAGCGCAAAGCTCCATCCAGATCCAGCATCAAGTCAGCTCCTCAGAGTGGTAAAAC ttctgcatctgaaactgaCAGCTCGGAATATGAG GAGGAGCCGGAGCTGTACTTCACTGAACCGCAGCAGCTGTTGGACTTACTGAGTGAGCTGGAGGAGCAGAACCTCTCTCTGATACAGAACTCCCAAGAGACGGAAGAGGGCCTAGAGGAGTTCAGACACACCATGGAACAGACTCGCAAGAACAT GGAACATGAAGCAAGCCAGCTGAAGCAACAGATTGACATCATGACAGAGAccattcagagagagaaagagagaacagcAGAACTAGAACTCAAAGCCAGACTCTTCAACTTCGGACAGTACAAAGCAGAGGAG GACGACACTCTAAACACACTGAGCcggaaggtggaggaggtgtaTCGAAGCTGTATAGGAGACAGTGAAGCCAATTTGAGTGCTCTACAGATGCTGACAGCAATTGAAGGCCGGCTGGGAGAGCTGCTGGAGAACGTGGAGATGATTCCCGCTGACCGCCTCGCCATTGCTGAAAAAGCcaaggagaaggagaggaggcTCAG ATTGCGGGATGAGAAGATCTATCTGCAGAAGCAGCACCAGgaagaaagaatgaagaaaGCAATGGAAAGAGCTCAGGCCGAGATCAAGAGAACG tctggtAGGAAGCTGATGCCTCGCTCACAGCCTCCTGTTCGCAAACTCAAAGACAACCAGCATGATGATGTTGCAGACAAGGAAAAAGAGGAGCATCTGTACTTTTTCACCTAA
- the cfap100 gene encoding cilia- and flagella-associated protein 100 isoform X1, with product MLSSVSSNQKKSRDGIRTEPNPFKMPEDSNIFLLKNAEKAKRKQEYQKELSLPVHEKKTYAGRMRARQAELRKKVRDGLEDEEEEKSTTSRTHTNGQLLQDTPACKVIMIKDRNIEKESIREFISKKREMFYLEHALAVKREEIEQLEEVASREEKKLMRAEKMLEDDTMLFDSFLKENDKNSVEAIKTAEQETKAKLEKMAEIKRITAKMVAIKSDISKYEDILQEYKLYKDFLFKLSPLEWQEKQKEKNRRSPKPTSAIDMTEREGKSRETERGKRTPQSDRCREKRSSVASRELPPVRERKAPSRSSIKSAPQSGKTSSASETDSSEYEEEPELYFTEPQQLLDLLSELEEQNLSLIQNSQETEEGLEEFRHTMEQTRKNMEHEASQLKQQIDIMTETIQREKERTAELELKARLFNFGQYKAEEDDTLNTLSRKVEEVYRSCIGDSEANLSALQMLTAIEGRLGELLENVEMIPADRLAIAEKAKEKERRLRLRDEKIYLQKQHQEERMKKAMERAQAEIKRTSGRKLMPRSQPPVRKLKDNQHDDVADKEKEEHLYFFT from the exons TGAGTCTGCCTGTTCATGAGAAAAAGACGTATGCAGGCAGAATGAGGGCCAGACAGGCAGAGCTGAGGAAGAAAGTAAGAGATGGActggaggatgaggaagaggaaaaaAGCACCACCAGCCGCACACACACTAACGGCCAACTCCTGCAAGACACACCTGCATGCAAGGTGATCATGATCAAAG ATCGTAACATCGAAAAAGAAAGCATACGCGAGTTCATTAGCAAGAAGCGAGAGATGTTCTATCTGGAG CATGCTCTGGCAGTAAAGAGAGAAGAGATCGAGCAGCTAGAAGAGGTGGCGAGTCGCGAAGAGAAGAAGCTGATGAGAGCTGAAAAGATGCTAGAGGACGACACCATGTTGTTCGATTCGTTTCTCAAGGAAAATGACAAGAACTCAGTGGAGGCCATCAAAAC TGCTGAGCAGGAGACCAAGGCAAAGCTGGAGAAAATGGCTGAGATCAAGAGGATCACTGCCAAAATGGTGGCCATTAAAAG TGACATCTCCAAATACGAGGACATTCTGCAGGAGTACAAGCTTTACAAAGACTTCTTGTTTAAGCTTTCTCCTCTGGAGTGgcaggagaaacagaaagagaagaacagaCGCTCTCCTAAGCCCACCTCCGCCATTGATatgacagagagggaggggaagagtagagagacagaaagagggaaaaGGACCCCTCAGTCTGACAGAT GCAGGGAGAAGAGGAGCTCTGTTGCATCTCGAGAGCTGCCCCCTGTTCGTGAGCGCAAAGCTCCATCCAGATCCAGCATCAAGTCAGCTCCTCAGAGTGGTAAAAC aagttctgcatctgaaactgaCAGCTCGGAATATGAG GAGGAGCCGGAGCTGTACTTCACTGAACCGCAGCAGCTGTTGGACTTACTGAGTGAGCTGGAGGAGCAGAACCTCTCTCTGATACAGAACTCCCAAGAGACGGAAGAGGGCCTAGAGGAGTTCAGACACACCATGGAACAGACTCGCAAGAACAT GGAACATGAAGCAAGCCAGCTGAAGCAACAGATTGACATCATGACAGAGAccattcagagagagaaagagagaacagcAGAACTAGAACTCAAAGCCAGACTCTTCAACTTCGGACAGTACAAAGCAGAGGAG GACGACACTCTAAACACACTGAGCcggaaggtggaggaggtgtaTCGAAGCTGTATAGGAGACAGTGAAGCCAATTTGAGTGCTCTACAGATGCTGACAGCAATTGAAGGCCGGCTGGGAGAGCTGCTGGAGAACGTGGAGATGATTCCCGCTGACCGCCTCGCCATTGCTGAAAAAGCcaaggagaaggagaggaggcTCAG ATTGCGGGATGAGAAGATCTATCTGCAGAAGCAGCACCAGgaagaaagaatgaagaaaGCAATGGAAAGAGCTCAGGCCGAGATCAAGAGAACG tctggtAGGAAGCTGATGCCTCGCTCACAGCCTCCTGTTCGCAAACTCAAAGACAACCAGCATGATGATGTTGCAGACAAGGAAAAAGAGGAGCATCTGTACTTTTTCACCTAA
- the LOC140560281 gene encoding zinc finger protein ZXDC — protein MEIQGLTDAQNTHYQHGAPRKSGSSPLGTTTGTISSSVSKEDGSGDCSAQHGLQSDSNNNKRPGSSPPRLLAQNGSIGLPRLCLQHHRHDESSDPPPPPPPREAPREAPRVPGVELCNLNVLKDKDYGDLELPADFVKAELKYGGEESEEDGVLQMALPLFEGEDGYGEPRQMLVGDLEQQQQQQQQQQEEDTDNNANVISSPSTAAGSSASDSTAGSSGGKGCEEFYVVFNIVQEENGLDKERRTRLCKVNGRKATDPSKSAYGQHGSFTETEERPKSSPECGLGAVSLASHSELAGESGSVVGGRRGLFEAESGDMVLSAGGSEEECSVNVSEKLPDVVMMSCSNLGSAEQGDLTEGVCKNTVALEPGCAGTGSSGATDAANVKSPEYVGDYARLAPGENGDAHDSFSGTITINNQSIILTIENGMLTLAAPQEGYAYKEDGMVSLKEHLGMKEHEDIVLLNYDGGTKSIGKISNVAVTDRDERSAGQEASDSEMTLAEECPLSELSGSVLDSCPSVKQEDAALCAVDEASALGHGSKDATVGLPVGCEDEMQPMNLGGPACLAKKGALVTYRCPHSGCPDVFGSRQKLKMHLVFHTEDQRPFKCTVDGCGWSFTTSYKLKRHLQSHDKVRPYKCEWENCGRRFTTVYNLKAHIKAHDQEDSFVCEICSERFRSATRLANHQRTHFEPERPHKCEFPGCEKAFITFSALFSHNRTHFRETGQFTCTYPGCDKRYDKACRLKIHLRSHTGERPFVCDWESCGWTFTSMSKLLRHKRKHDDDRRFTCPEEGCGKSFTRAEHLKGHSITHLGTKPFECRVEGCNAKFSARSSLYIHSKKHRQDGVCLRSRCPVAGCTKHFSSRSSLKSHMLKHHNLSPDVLSQLESTATLTPSCELTSAAQTATAHGSVGTELSSLDLSSLFSSVPSGAPAASGGSSTPSGPAFTMDMSLVSAGILTIDPASVSSSLGGAKTVDPLILAAGADMGTHVLDTGLGPGAGGGVLQQATLHLDDVQTVNPEALGALTALAIQSTSAAEQLQALSSSSALTAESPSSSLTSSLTPSLSSSLSSSLAPSLTSSLVPSLASSTALAGPPVPELLSPQPKADIGSSEAAVGPLISGVEVLAQPENSKGMSQFVFPSHNAAYGGQKETELPSVTSCSFMESSGSARTDYRAIQLAKRRKQKGPVGNAGTSGASQRKAKGAKGSGAAGALASTSGRFGEGAASTTGGLTIRDPVTGAQYVQIQLLQDDPATDGDLAFQLSSQTSSSHSQLTVDLPVNILQEPSAMAEDDNGSDNSQFTGSTINLQDLE, from the exons ATGGAAATCCAGGGGCTTACTGATGCCCAAAACACTCACTACCAACATGGCGCCCCGCGTAAGTCAGGTTCATCTCCGCTGGGAACGACGACGGGGACCATTTCTAGCTCCGTTTCAAAAGAGGACGGCAGTGGGGACTGCTCGGCCCAGCATGGGCTTCAGAGcgacagcaacaacaacaagcgGCCGGGCTCCTCTCCGCCTCGCCTGCTGGCGCAAAATGGCAGCATCGGCCTTCCTCGCCTGTGCCTCCAGCACCACAGGCACGACGAGAGCAGCGacccgccgccgccgccgccgcctcgGGAGGCTCCTCGGGAGGCTCCTCGGGTGCCCGGCGTCGAACTGTGTAACCTGAACGTGCTGAAGGACAAGGACTATGGGGACCTAGAACTGCCCGCCGACTTCGTGAAGGCCGAGCTGAAGTACGGCGGAGAGGAGAGCGAAGAGGACGGTGTGCTGCAAATGGCGCTGCCTCTTTTCGAGGGGGAGGACGGATACGGAGAGCCAAGGCAGATGTTGGTAGGGGActtggagcagcagcagcagcagcaacaacaacaacaggagGAGGACACTGACAATAACGCTAACGTTATCTCATCGCCGTCCACAGCCGCCGGCAGCTCTGCCAGCGACAGCACAGCGGGCTCCTCTGGAGGTAAAGGCTGTGAGGAATTCTACGTTGTTTTCAACATCGTGCAGGAAGAAAATGGCCTCGACAAAGAGCGACGGACTCGTTTGTGTAAAGTGAACGGCAGGAAAGCGACAGACCCCTCTAAATCGGCATATGGGCAGCACGGTTCGTTCACAGAAACGGAAGAGAGGCCGAAATCCTCGCCCGAGTGCGGCTTAGGTGCCGTTAGCTTAGCTAGCCACTCGGAGCTAGCTGGGGAAAGCGGCTCTGTTGTCGGGGGGCGGCGGGGGCTGTTCGAGGCTGAGAGCGGAGATATGGTGCTGTCAGCCGGAGGCTCTGAGGAGGAATGCAGTGTTAACGTTAGCGAAAAACTGCCCGATGTGGTCATGATGAGTTGTAGTAATTTGGGGTCAGCAGAACAGGGCGACCTGACCGAGGGCGTGTGTAAAAACACAGTGGCCCTGGAGCCAGGGTGCGCCGGGACTGGGAGTAGTGGGGCGACGGACGCAGCTAACGTTAAAAGCCCCGAGTACGTGGGGGACTATGCCAGGCTCGCACCCGGTGAGAACGGGGACGCGCACGACTCTTTCTCGGGCACCATCACGATCAACAACCAGAGCATTATCCTGACCATCGAGAACGGGATGCTCACTCTGGCCGCGCCGCAGGAGGGCTACGCATACAAGGAGGACGGTATGGTGAGCCTGAAGGAGCACCTGGGAATGAAGGAGCACGAAGACATCGTTTTGCTCAACTACGACGGCGGGACCAAGTCTATTGGGAAGATCAGCAACGTTGCTGTGACCGATCGGGACGAGCGTAGCGCCGGCCAGGAGGCCAGTGACTCTGAGATGACCCTGGCTGAGGAGTGTCCCCTGTCAGAGCTGTCCGGCTCGGTGCTGGACTCCTGCCCCTCGGTTAAACAAGAGGATGCGGCTTTATGTGCTGTGGACGAAGCCAGCGCCTTGGGTCACGGTTCAAAAGATGCCACTGTTG GTCTGCCTGTCGGATGTGAGGATGAGATGCAGCCCATGAACCTAGGGGGTCCTGCATGCTTGGCCAAGAAAGGAGCCTTGGTAACCTACCGCTGTCCTCATTCGGGATGTCCCGATGTGTTTGGGAGTCGGCAGAAGCTGAAGATGCACCTCGTCTTTCATACAGAAGACCAGCGGCCCTTTAAGTGCACGGTAGATGGCTGTGGCTGGTCCTTCACCACATCCTACAAGCTGAAGCGCCACCTGCAGTCTCATGACAAGGTTCGGCCATACAAGTGCGAGTGGGAGAACTGCGGCCGCCGCTTTACCACCGTCTACAACCTGAAGGCCCACATTAAGGCGCATGATCAGGAAGACTCCTTTGTGTGTGAGATTTGCAGTGAGAGGTTCCGTAGCGCCACACGACTCGCCAACCACCAGAGGACGCACTTCGAGCCTGAAAGACCACACAAGTGCGAATTCCCAG GATGCGAGAAggccttcatcaccttcagcgCCCTTTTCTCCCACAACAGAACGCACTTCAGGGAGACTGGCCAGTTCACTTGTACCTATCCAGGCTGTGACAAGCGCTATGACAAGGCCTGCCGTCTAAAAATCCACCTTCGTAGTCACACAG GTGAAAGGCCGTTTGTCTGTGACTGGGAGTCCTGTGGTTGGACTTTCACTAGCATGTCAAAGCTGTTGCGACACAAAAG gaagCATGATGACGATCGACGGTTTACATGTCCAGAGGAGGGCTGTGGAAAGTCTTTCACCCGTGCAGAGCATCTGAAAGGCCACAGTATCACCCACCTAGGCACCAAGCCTTTTGAGTGCAGGGTAGAAG GCTGTAATGCAAAGTTTTCAGCACGTAGCAGTCTTTACATTCACTCCAAGAAACACCGTCAGGATGGGGTGTGTCTGAGGAGCAGATGTCCCGTGGCCGGATGCACTAAGCACTTCTCATCCCGCAGCAGCCTGAAAAGCCATATGCTTAAACACCACAACCTTAGCCCAG ATGTATTGAGTCAGCTGGAAAGCACAGCCACTCTCACGCCCAGCTGTGAGCTCACCAGCGCTGCTCAGACCGCTACTGCCCATGGCTCTGTGGGAACAGAGCTCAGCAGTCTAGACCTCTCCTCTCTGTTCTCCAGCGTGCCCTCAGGGGCTCCCGCAGCATCTGGTGGCTCCTCAACCCCCTCAGGCCCGGCCTTTACCATGGACATGTCTTTAGTCAGCGCCGGCATCCTGACTATAGATCCTGCTTCGGTCAGCTCGTCTCTCGGAGGGGCCAAAACCGTGGACCCTCTCATCTTAGCAGCAGGGGCTGACATGGGCACGCATGTTCTGGACACTGGTTTAGGGCCTGGAGCAGGCGGAGGAGTCCTGCAGCAGGCCACTCTTCATTTGGACGATGTGCAGACAGTGAACCCAGAGGCACTTGGAGCGCTAACAGCACTGGCTATCCAAAGCACCTCAGCGGCTGAGCAGCTACAAGCCCTGAGCTCTTCCAGTGCTTTAACAGCAGAGTCCCCTTCTTCCTCTCTGACCTCATCACTTACTCCCTCACTTTCATCCTCACTTTCTTCGTCCCTTGCACCCTCTCTTACCTCTTCTCTTGTCCCATCTCTTGCATCCTCCACTGCTCTGGCGGGACCCCCAGTTCCGGAGCTGCTGTCTCCCCAGCCAAAAGCAGATATTGGGAGCAGCGAGGCGGCCGTGGGACCCTTAATAAGTGGGGTGGAGGTCCTGGCCCAGCCGGAGAACAGCAAGGGTATGAGTCAGTTTGTGTTTCCCAGCCACAATGCAGCTTATGGTGGACAGAAAGAGACGGAGCTGCCTTCAGTCACCTCTTGTTCCTTTATG GAGAGCAGTGGTTCTGCACGCACAGACTACAGAGCAATCCAGCTCGCAAAAAGAAGGAAACAGAAAGGCCCTGTTGGCAATGCAGGTACTTCAGGGGCATCTCAGAGAAAGGCTAAGGGGGCCAAGGGTTCTGGTGCAGCAGGGGCGTTGGCTTCAACAAGTGGCCGTTTTGGGGAAGGAGCTGCATCGACCACAGGGGGCCTCACTATCCGAGATCCAGTCACTGGAGCCCAGTAtgtgcagattcagctactgcAA GATGACCCAGCCACTGATGGAGACTTGGCTTTCCAGCTCAGCTCACAGACCTCAAGTTCTCATTCACAGTTAACAGTCGATCTACCGGTCAACATCTTGCAG GAGCCTTCTGCTATGGCTGAGGATGATAATGGATCTGATAACTCCCAGTTCACTGGCAGCACAATCAACCTACAGGACTTGGAGTGA